From Dermochelys coriacea isolate rDerCor1 chromosome 23, rDerCor1.pri.v4, whole genome shotgun sequence, one genomic window encodes:
- the TKTL1 gene encoding transketolase-like protein 1 isoform X1: protein MASAESRPDPSQLQALRDAANRLRVRSLRATCAAGSGHPTSCCSAAEIVAVLFFQAMRYRATQPAHPSNDRFVLSKGHAAPLLYAVWAEAGFLKEPELLNLRKIDCDLEGHPTPRLPFVDVATGSLGQGLGAACGMAYAGKYFDKASYRVFCLLGDGEVSEGSVWEALAFGSHYQLDNLVAIVDVNRLGQSEAAPLCHDVDMYRRRCEAFGWNTYVVDGHAVEELDEALWQAAQVKGKPTAIVAKTYKGRGIPGVEDAENWHGKPMPKDKVESIIGAIQSRIQTHEVLVPQPPIEDVPQISITSICMPSPPEYTIGDKVATRKAYGVALAKLGGANERVVALDGDTKNSTFSELFKQVHPERYIECYIAEQNMVSVALGCAARDRAVVFASTFAAFFTRAFDHIRMGAISRTNLNLCGSHCGVSIGEDGPSQMALEDIAMFRAIPGCTVFYPSDAVSTERAVCLAANTKGICFIRTSRPETPIVYPPEEKFEIGQAKVVRNSDADRVTVIGAGVTLHEALAAADELAKQGTCIRVIDPFTIKPLDAATIIASARATGGRIITVEDHYREGGLGEAVAAAVSEEPDVVLQSLAVSGVPRSGKPAELLDLFGINSKNIIAAVKSTFAN, encoded by the exons ATGGCCAGCGCCGAGTCCCGGCCGGACCCgtcccagctgcaggccctgcGCGATGCGGCGAACCGCCTGCGGGTGCGCTCGCTGCGGGCCACGTGCGCTGCGGGCTCGGG CCACCCCACGTCCTGCTGCAGCGCTGCCGAGATCGTGGCGGTGCTGTTCTTCCAGGCCATGCGCTACCGGGCCACCCAGCCGGCACACCCCAGCAATGACCGCTTTGTCCTCTCCAAG GGCCATGCTGCCCCCTTGCTCTACGCCGTCTGGGCCGAGGCTGGCTTCCTCAAGGAGCCAGAGCTGCTGAATCTGCGCAAGATCGACTGTGACCTGGAGGGACACCCCACCCCG AGGCTGCCCTTTGTGGACGTGGCCACGGGCtcactggggcagggcctgggcgcGGCCTGCGGGATGGCCTACGCAGGCAAGTACTTCGACAAggccag CTATCGGGTGTTCTGCCTGCTGGGTGACGGGGAGGTGTCGGAGGGCTCCGTCTGGGAGGCTCTGGCCTTCGGCTCCCACTACCAGCTTGACAACCTGGTGGCCATCGTGGATGTCAACCGACTGGGCCAGAGTGAGGCGGCACCGCTGTGCCACGACGTGGACATGTACCGCCGCCGCTGCGAGGCCTTCGG GTGGAATACCTACGTGGTGGACGGCCATGCCGTGGAGGAGCTGGATGAGGCCCTGTGGCAGGCGGCCCAGGTGAAGGGGAAGCCCACGGCTATCGTGGCCAAGACCTACAAGGGACGGGGCATCCCTG GTGTGGAGGATGCGGAGAACTGGCACGGCAAGCCCATGCCCAAGGACAAGGTGGAGTCCATCATCGGTGCCATCCAGAGCCGGATCCAGACCCACGAGGTGCTGGTGCCGCAGCCACCCATTGAGGACGTCCCACAGATCAGCATCACCAGCATCTGCATGCCCTCGCCGCCGGAATACACCATTGGGgacaag GTGGCCACGCGGAAGGCCTACGGCGTGGCCCTGGCAAAACTGGGTGGTGCCAACGAGCGTGTGGTGGCCTTGGATGGTGACACCAAGAACTCCACCTTCTCCGAGCTGTTCAAGCAGGTGCACCCCGAGCGCTACATCGAGTGCTACATTGCCGAGCAGAACATG GTCAGCGTGGCTCTGGGCTGCGCCGCCAGGGACCGGGCCGTGGTCTTCGCCAGCACCTTCGCTGCTTTCTTCACCCGGGCCTTCGACCACATCCGCATGGGTGCCATCTCCCGGACCAACCTCAACCTGTGTGGCTCCCACTGTGGGGTCTCCATCG GGGAGGACGGCCCCTCGCAGATGGCCCTGGAGGACATAGCCATGTTCCGAGCCATTCCCGGCTGCACTGTCTTCTACCCCAGCGACGCCGTCTCTACTGAACGCGCTGTCTGCTTGGCTGCCAACACGAAG GGCATCTGCTTCATCCGGACCAGCCGCCCAGAGACCCCAATTGTCTACCCACCGGAGGAGAAGTTCGAGATCGGCCAGGCCAAG GTTGTGCGTAACAGCGACGCTGACAGGGTCACGGTGATCGGAGCCGGGGTCACGCTGCATgaggccctggctgctgctgacGAGCTCGCAAAGCAAG GCACCTGCATCCGTGTCATCGACCCCTTCACCATCAAGCCCTTGGATGCAGCCACCATAATTGCCAGTGCCAGGGCTACTGGAGGGCGCATCATCACTGTGGAGGATCATTACAGAGAGG GTGGGCTCGGGGAAGCAGTGGCCGCGGCCGTGTCCGAGGAGCCTGACGTAGTGCTCCAAAGCTTGGCTGTGTCTGGTGTGCCCCGGAGTGGCAAACCGGCCGAACTCCTGGACCTGTTCGGGATCAACTCCAAGAACATCATAGCAGCTGTGAAGAGCACCTTTGCCAACTAA
- the TKTL1 gene encoding transketolase-like protein 1 isoform X2 — translation MRRTACGHPTSCCSAAEIVAVLFFQAMRYRATQPAHPSNDRFVLSKGHAAPLLYAVWAEAGFLKEPELLNLRKIDCDLEGHPTPRLPFVDVATGSLGQGLGAACGMAYAGKYFDKASYRVFCLLGDGEVSEGSVWEALAFGSHYQLDNLVAIVDVNRLGQSEAAPLCHDVDMYRRRCEAFGWNTYVVDGHAVEELDEALWQAAQVKGKPTAIVAKTYKGRGIPGVEDAENWHGKPMPKDKVESIIGAIQSRIQTHEVLVPQPPIEDVPQISITSICMPSPPEYTIGDKVATRKAYGVALAKLGGANERVVALDGDTKNSTFSELFKQVHPERYIECYIAEQNMVSVALGCAARDRAVVFASTFAAFFTRAFDHIRMGAISRTNLNLCGSHCGVSIGEDGPSQMALEDIAMFRAIPGCTVFYPSDAVSTERAVCLAANTKGICFIRTSRPETPIVYPPEEKFEIGQAKVVRNSDADRVTVIGAGVTLHEALAAADELAKQGTCIRVIDPFTIKPLDAATIIASARATGGRIITVEDHYREGGLGEAVAAAVSEEPDVVLQSLAVSGVPRSGKPAELLDLFGINSKNIIAAVKSTFAN, via the exons ATGCGGCGAACCGCCTGCGG CCACCCCACGTCCTGCTGCAGCGCTGCCGAGATCGTGGCGGTGCTGTTCTTCCAGGCCATGCGCTACCGGGCCACCCAGCCGGCACACCCCAGCAATGACCGCTTTGTCCTCTCCAAG GGCCATGCTGCCCCCTTGCTCTACGCCGTCTGGGCCGAGGCTGGCTTCCTCAAGGAGCCAGAGCTGCTGAATCTGCGCAAGATCGACTGTGACCTGGAGGGACACCCCACCCCG AGGCTGCCCTTTGTGGACGTGGCCACGGGCtcactggggcagggcctgggcgcGGCCTGCGGGATGGCCTACGCAGGCAAGTACTTCGACAAggccag CTATCGGGTGTTCTGCCTGCTGGGTGACGGGGAGGTGTCGGAGGGCTCCGTCTGGGAGGCTCTGGCCTTCGGCTCCCACTACCAGCTTGACAACCTGGTGGCCATCGTGGATGTCAACCGACTGGGCCAGAGTGAGGCGGCACCGCTGTGCCACGACGTGGACATGTACCGCCGCCGCTGCGAGGCCTTCGG GTGGAATACCTACGTGGTGGACGGCCATGCCGTGGAGGAGCTGGATGAGGCCCTGTGGCAGGCGGCCCAGGTGAAGGGGAAGCCCACGGCTATCGTGGCCAAGACCTACAAGGGACGGGGCATCCCTG GTGTGGAGGATGCGGAGAACTGGCACGGCAAGCCCATGCCCAAGGACAAGGTGGAGTCCATCATCGGTGCCATCCAGAGCCGGATCCAGACCCACGAGGTGCTGGTGCCGCAGCCACCCATTGAGGACGTCCCACAGATCAGCATCACCAGCATCTGCATGCCCTCGCCGCCGGAATACACCATTGGGgacaag GTGGCCACGCGGAAGGCCTACGGCGTGGCCCTGGCAAAACTGGGTGGTGCCAACGAGCGTGTGGTGGCCTTGGATGGTGACACCAAGAACTCCACCTTCTCCGAGCTGTTCAAGCAGGTGCACCCCGAGCGCTACATCGAGTGCTACATTGCCGAGCAGAACATG GTCAGCGTGGCTCTGGGCTGCGCCGCCAGGGACCGGGCCGTGGTCTTCGCCAGCACCTTCGCTGCTTTCTTCACCCGGGCCTTCGACCACATCCGCATGGGTGCCATCTCCCGGACCAACCTCAACCTGTGTGGCTCCCACTGTGGGGTCTCCATCG GGGAGGACGGCCCCTCGCAGATGGCCCTGGAGGACATAGCCATGTTCCGAGCCATTCCCGGCTGCACTGTCTTCTACCCCAGCGACGCCGTCTCTACTGAACGCGCTGTCTGCTTGGCTGCCAACACGAAG GGCATCTGCTTCATCCGGACCAGCCGCCCAGAGACCCCAATTGTCTACCCACCGGAGGAGAAGTTCGAGATCGGCCAGGCCAAG GTTGTGCGTAACAGCGACGCTGACAGGGTCACGGTGATCGGAGCCGGGGTCACGCTGCATgaggccctggctgctgctgacGAGCTCGCAAAGCAAG GCACCTGCATCCGTGTCATCGACCCCTTCACCATCAAGCCCTTGGATGCAGCCACCATAATTGCCAGTGCCAGGGCTACTGGAGGGCGCATCATCACTGTGGAGGATCATTACAGAGAGG GTGGGCTCGGGGAAGCAGTGGCCGCGGCCGTGTCCGAGGAGCCTGACGTAGTGCTCCAAAGCTTGGCTGTGTCTGGTGTGCCCCGGAGTGGCAAACCGGCCGAACTCCTGGACCTGTTCGGGATCAACTCCAAGAACATCATAGCAGCTGTGAAGAGCACCTTTGCCAACTAA